In a single window of the Maridesulfovibrio bastinii DSM 16055 genome:
- a CDS encoding OmpA/MotB family protein, producing MRDDKFLEELGLAELDSSESSSGGINDWSVPWSDLMMVMFVLFVVLFIYSQSKENIKVIFSGNAESGVSSSPVDSLIDSISMHRAGASPDSKVELPPQQSLFRSSSGAVSVNTGDDGEVKIVMRGDTFFAPGKVELDGISRKYLDEIVGILETNRHAIHVIGHCDDTDISKIGRTAAFELSADRAAKVAEYLIGFGGIDPGRFMVSGRGATKPELPSAVQKVSGNNRRVEIYILNTGNKDS from the coding sequence ATGCGTGATGATAAATTTTTAGAAGAACTCGGCCTTGCAGAACTGGATTCATCTGAATCTTCTTCTGGCGGTATAAATGACTGGTCAGTGCCATGGTCTGACTTGATGATGGTTATGTTTGTTCTTTTTGTTGTGCTGTTTATTTACAGCCAGTCCAAAGAGAACATTAAAGTCATATTCAGCGGTAACGCTGAAAGTGGTGTCTCGAGCAGTCCCGTGGACAGTCTTATTGACAGTATTTCCATGCATAGAGCCGGGGCTTCACCGGACAGCAAGGTTGAGCTTCCTCCACAGCAATCGCTCTTTCGCAGTAGTTCCGGTGCGGTCAGCGTAAATACAGGTGATGACGGTGAAGTAAAAATCGTCATGCGCGGCGATACTTTTTTTGCACCCGGAAAAGTTGAACTCGATGGTATCTCACGCAAGTATCTTGATGAAATAGTTGGCATTCTGGAAACTAATCGACACGCTATACATGTCATTGGTCATTGTGATGACACTGATATTTCAAAAATCGGACGAACCGCAGCATTTGAGCTTTCAGCAGATCGGGCTGCAAAGGTTGCTGAATATTTAATAGGATTCGGGGGAATTGACCCCGGACGGTTTATGGTGAGCGGCAGGGGGGCCACAAAGCCGGAGTTACCGTCAGCTGTTCAGAAAGTGTCAGGAAACAACCGTAGGGTGGAAATATATATTTTAAATACCGGAAACAAAGATTCTTAG
- a CDS encoding FAD-dependent oxidoreductase, whose amino-acid sequence MSFDYDLGIIGAGAAGLTAAAGAAKLGVKTLLINKEEQLGRDCLHGGCVPSKTLIATANARKLITEAHKLGLPEVEQLPVDFNAVRQRISDVIGKIQLHDSVERFTSLGVDVFAGNASFLDRNNVQVENKTFSSAKWLIATGSSPKIPSIPGLENISYNTASDMFFLNKLPQHLLILGGGPVAVEMAQSFVRLGSKVSVIQRSRQILSREDEDIAGMVGDILVSEGVDLHLDSNIELVRSSGQLVEVIIKKTAGLEVISGDSLLVAMGRTANTSGLGLDNAGVRFSSSGVDTDSYMRTSSRNIYAAGDVVGKHMFTHAAGYEAGIVIANAVFRIPRKVNYHWMPRCTYCEPELSCIGYNEKMAGVDGLKYRVITEDFLSNDRAVTEGRNEGIIKLLLGRRGKVLGVQILGHHAGELLGEWISSLNGKVGLSTLAGAIHPYPTYSEINKKIAGVLPGEKIFSPGIRKILKLLFSYRGR is encoded by the coding sequence ATGTCATTTGACTATGATCTTGGAATTATCGGTGCTGGGGCGGCCGGCCTGACTGCTGCCGCAGGGGCTGCAAAGCTTGGAGTTAAGACTCTTCTTATTAATAAAGAGGAGCAGCTTGGCAGAGACTGTCTTCACGGTGGATGTGTCCCCAGTAAAACTTTGATAGCAACGGCTAATGCCCGAAAGTTGATTACTGAGGCCCATAAGTTGGGCCTGCCGGAAGTTGAGCAGTTACCCGTTGATTTCAACGCCGTCAGGCAGAGAATTTCAGATGTTATCGGAAAAATACAGCTGCATGATTCAGTGGAAAGGTTCACCTCTCTTGGGGTGGATGTGTTTGCCGGAAATGCTTCTTTTTTGGACAGGAATAATGTGCAGGTTGAAAATAAGACGTTCAGTTCTGCAAAATGGCTGATTGCAACAGGAAGCTCTCCGAAAATTCCCAGTATACCCGGTCTGGAAAATATATCGTATAATACTGCTTCAGACATGTTCTTTCTAAATAAACTGCCACAGCATCTTTTGATCCTTGGTGGCGGTCCTGTTGCTGTTGAAATGGCGCAGTCTTTTGTGCGTCTTGGCAGCAAAGTTTCAGTTATTCAGCGCAGCAGGCAGATACTGAGCAGGGAAGATGAGGACATTGCCGGGATGGTTGGTGATATTCTTGTCTCAGAAGGTGTTGATTTACACTTGGATTCAAATATTGAACTTGTACGCAGTTCCGGGCAGCTGGTTGAAGTTATTATAAAAAAAACTGCCGGGCTTGAAGTTATTTCTGGAGATTCTCTGCTTGTAGCAATGGGCAGAACTGCAAACACTTCCGGACTTGGGCTGGATAATGCCGGAGTGCGTTTTTCGAGCAGCGGGGTAGACACTGATAGTTACATGAGAACATCCAGCAGGAATATATATGCTGCCGGTGATGTTGTCGGTAAGCACATGTTCACTCATGCCGCGGGGTATGAAGCAGGAATTGTCATAGCGAATGCTGTTTTCAGGATTCCACGAAAAGTTAATTATCATTGGATGCCAAGGTGCACCTATTGTGAACCGGAGCTGTCCTGCATCGGATACAATGAAAAAATGGCCGGAGTAGACGGACTGAAATATCGAGTTATAACAGAAGATTTTTTATCGAATGACAGGGCCGTAACAGAAGGTCGCAATGAAGGAATAATAAAGCTTCTGCTAGGGCGCAGGGGTAAAGTTTTAGGTGTCCAGATTCTTGGGCATCACGCAGGAGAACTGCTTGGAGAATGGATTTCATCCTTAAATGGCAAGGTTGGTCTTTCAACTCTTGCCGGGGCAATCCATCCGTATCCTACTTATTCTGAAATCAATAAGAAAATTGCCGGTGTTTTACCGGGCGAGAAAATTTTCTCGCCCGGTATCCGTAAAATTTTAAAGTTGTTATTTTCCTACAGGGGCAGATAA
- a CDS encoding glucokinase yields the protein MKKIFVVDIGGTNSRFAVFEAENDGDLHLKDSLWLSSLAVQSFDELLLELKSKNFPCSGGDFDALVIAIAGPVKNEAVCKATNLDWGVDTIVNKNYGFATAIVINDFVAQAYACRTAAVENIKSVQDAEVDYSGAVGVVGAGTGLGHCALVPVSNGGYIAVPSEAGHASFAFEGKDEIDFGKFIRIKKNISYCYGDVVLTGTGLQLLHLFLTGEDLSPKEIGLKMAAGGETLEWYSRLYARSCRNYALSVMSTGGLFISGGIAAKNPYVCEHPEFLKEFRNAEKMYDFLCTIPVFLNDNQNSGVYGAAYRGYLRLCRGL from the coding sequence ATGAAAAAAATTTTTGTAGTTGATATCGGCGGCACAAACAGCAGATTTGCTGTCTTTGAAGCCGAGAATGATGGGGATCTGCACTTAAAAGATAGTTTGTGGCTTTCAAGCCTTGCGGTTCAATCGTTCGACGAACTTCTTCTTGAATTGAAATCTAAGAATTTCCCCTGTTCCGGGGGTGACTTTGATGCTCTGGTTATTGCCATAGCCGGGCCGGTAAAAAATGAGGCCGTCTGCAAAGCCACAAATCTGGATTGGGGAGTGGATACAATTGTTAATAAAAATTATGGCTTCGCCACGGCAATTGTAATTAATGATTTTGTGGCACAGGCTTATGCCTGTAGAACTGCTGCCGTTGAAAATATAAAGTCCGTGCAGGATGCGGAAGTGGATTATTCCGGTGCTGTAGGTGTTGTCGGAGCCGGAACAGGCCTTGGGCATTGTGCGCTGGTTCCGGTCTCAAACGGTGGATATATTGCAGTACCTTCGGAGGCTGGGCATGCTTCATTTGCTTTTGAAGGTAAAGATGAAATTGATTTTGGAAAATTTATACGCATCAAAAAAAATATTTCATATTGTTATGGAGACGTTGTGCTGACCGGAACAGGACTCCAGCTTCTTCATCTTTTTTTAACCGGAGAGGATTTATCCCCTAAAGAAATCGGTCTAAAAATGGCGGCCGGCGGTGAAACGCTGGAATGGTATTCAAGACTTTATGCCAGAAGTTGCCGGAATTACGCTTTGTCCGTGATGTCCACAGGAGGACTTTTTATCTCCGGAGGAATTGCGGCTAAAAATCCTTATGTATGTGAGCATCCCGAATTTTTAAAAGAGTTCAGGAACGCTGAAAAAATGTATGACTTCTTATGCACTATTCCTGTATTTTTAAACGATAACCAGAACAGTGGAGTTTATGGTGCGGCTTATAGAGGCTACCTAAGGCTCTGCCGTGGTTTGTGA
- a CDS encoding Maf family protein, with product MIFKTMKPFILASGSPRRKELLENTGIVFTIHPSTEAEPEPQQGQLPEEYAKSLAQAKAESIFSQMPGNYVLGADTVVVEGQNILGKPTDKNDALRMVSSLLGKTHKVITGCAIITPDGEINKFHAITEVDFINCDTKIIEAYVATGESYDKAGAYAIQGKGAFLVKEVRGSYSNVVGLPLAKVIETLVSYGVIVPGDG from the coding sequence ATGATATTTAAGACAATGAAACCTTTCATCCTAGCTTCCGGTTCACCAAGAAGGAAAGAACTGCTGGAAAACACTGGAATAGTCTTCACAATCCACCCTTCCACAGAAGCAGAACCGGAACCGCAACAAGGTCAGCTCCCCGAAGAATATGCCAAGAGCCTAGCTCAAGCCAAAGCTGAAAGCATTTTCTCGCAAATGCCCGGAAACTATGTTCTGGGTGCGGATACTGTCGTGGTTGAAGGTCAAAATATTCTAGGAAAACCCACAGATAAAAATGATGCCCTCAGAATGGTTTCCTCATTACTGGGGAAAACACATAAAGTTATAACCGGATGCGCAATCATAACGCCTGACGGAGAAATAAATAAATTCCATGCGATAACAGAAGTTGATTTCATCAACTGTGATACAAAAATTATAGAAGCCTATGTAGCAACTGGAGAATCATACGACAAAGCAGGAGCCTATGCGATTCAGGGAAAGGGAGCCTTTCTGGTAAAAGAAGTCAGAGGCTCATACTCCAACGTAGTTGGGTTGCCTTTGGCGAAAGTAATAGAAACCTTAGTATCTTACGGAGTTATCGTTCCGGGAGATGGATAA
- a CDS encoding S9 family peptidase has translation MTNKKDFYQPAYTGMLLLLLVLLTSCAGQNTATETPKENVPIIPLKTFFKNPGKAAFTISPDGSTIAWLAPWKSRMNIFVKTLGESKAHRITSSTNRDISGYYWVGNKHIAYARDFGGDENFHTFCAAIDGSETKDLTPFKNTRTGLVDDLENDDSHILIEMNKRDPRIFDVYKVNVLNGKIKMVAKNPGNISGWMTDNDGRVRIAIAIEGTNNVILYRKNENEKFKPIIKTDFKTSFDPIFFSFDNKDLYVSTNIGRDKTAIYLFNPDTAKLEHLIFEHPDVDADILLRSKKRKVITGAGYYTDKMHLVLFDKKREDIQNFLEKKLKGYSVVLTSRNRDENRYIVRTYSDKSHGAAYLLDYPSMKLTKIADVSPWINEKMMSDMQPVSFDARDGLKIHGYLTLPLYGSRKNIPVVILPHGGPSARDMWGFNPEVQFLANRGMAVMQVNYRGSTGYGKNFWKAGFKQWGLKMQDDLTDAAHWLIKKGIADPKRVAIYGASYGGYATLAGLAFTPDLYACGVDYVGPSNLFTLLQTIPPYWEPARIQMYEMIGNPVIDKKLLRKVSPVFHADKIKAPLFIAQGAKDPRVKKDEADQIVNALKKQGIKVKYMVKKNEGHGFHNEENRFDFYRTMEKFFAAHLGTRSEELSAPVGK, from the coding sequence ATGACAAATAAAAAAGACTTCTATCAACCTGCTTATACAGGAATGCTACTGCTTTTACTTGTCCTGCTGACATCATGTGCTGGACAAAATACAGCCACAGAAACCCCAAAAGAAAATGTACCGATAATTCCCCTGAAAACATTTTTTAAAAATCCGGGTAAAGCAGCATTTACCATCTCACCTGACGGAAGCACCATAGCATGGCTTGCCCCGTGGAAATCACGGATGAATATATTTGTTAAAACTCTTGGAGAGAGCAAAGCACATAGAATAACATCCAGCACCAATAGAGATATTTCCGGTTATTACTGGGTCGGAAACAAGCACATTGCCTATGCAAGAGATTTCGGCGGAGATGAAAATTTTCATACCTTCTGCGCGGCGATTGACGGATCTGAAACAAAAGACCTGACTCCTTTCAAGAATACCAGAACCGGACTGGTTGATGATCTTGAAAACGACGACAGTCATATTCTTATTGAAATGAACAAAAGAGATCCCAGAATATTTGACGTATACAAGGTCAACGTGTTGAACGGTAAAATAAAAATGGTTGCCAAAAATCCCGGCAACATCAGTGGCTGGATGACAGATAATGACGGCCGGGTAAGAATAGCAATTGCAATTGAGGGTACAAACAATGTTATTCTTTACAGAAAAAACGAAAATGAAAAATTCAAACCAATAATCAAAACGGACTTTAAAACATCTTTTGATCCCATCTTTTTCAGCTTCGACAACAAGGATTTATATGTCTCAACAAACATCGGTCGTGATAAGACCGCAATCTATCTTTTTAACCCAGATACAGCAAAGCTTGAGCACCTTATTTTTGAACACCCGGATGTAGATGCGGACATCCTGCTTCGCTCAAAAAAAAGGAAAGTCATAACCGGAGCAGGATATTATACCGACAAAATGCATCTGGTGCTGTTTGATAAAAAAAGGGAAGACATACAAAATTTTCTGGAAAAGAAGCTTAAAGGATACAGCGTAGTCCTAACCTCTCGCAATCGTGATGAAAATCGTTATATTGTCAGGACTTATTCCGATAAAAGCCACGGTGCAGCATACCTTCTGGATTATCCTTCCATGAAACTGACAAAGATAGCTGATGTCAGCCCTTGGATTAACGAAAAGATGATGTCTGACATGCAGCCAGTTTCTTTTGATGCCCGTGACGGTCTCAAAATTCATGGTTACCTTACATTGCCGCTATATGGCAGCCGCAAAAATATTCCTGTGGTAATTCTGCCTCACGGCGGTCCCAGTGCCAGAGACATGTGGGGATTCAACCCCGAAGTACAGTTTCTTGCCAACCGTGGAATGGCCGTTATGCAGGTCAACTACCGAGGCTCTACAGGATATGGTAAAAATTTCTGGAAAGCCGGCTTCAAGCAGTGGGGTCTGAAAATGCAGGATGACCTGACCGACGCAGCGCACTGGCTTATCAAGAAAGGAATTGCCGACCCTAAACGTGTCGCTATCTACGGGGCTTCATACGGTGGGTATGCAACTCTTGCAGGACTAGCTTTCACCCCGGATCTTTATGCCTGCGGAGTTGATTATGTGGGACCATCAAATCTATTCACCCTGCTCCAGACTATTCCTCCCTATTGGGAACCGGCAAGAATTCAAATGTACGAAATGATCGGTAACCCGGTGATAGATAAAAAACTTTTACGAAAAGTATCACCTGTTTTTCATGCCGATAAAATCAAGGCTCCACTTTTCATAGCACAGGGAGCAAAAGACCCCAGAGTAAAAAAGGATGAAGCAGATCAGATAGTCAACGCTCTAAAAAAACAGGGAATCAAAGTAAAATACATGGTCAAAAAAAATGAAGGGCATGGCTTCCACAACGAAGAAAACAGGTTTGATTTTTATCGGACTATGGAAAAATTCTTTGCGGCACACCTTGGAACAAGAAGTGAAGAATTATCTGCCCCTGTAGGAAAATAA
- a CDS encoding motility protein A yields the protein MNKKNLIGILAAGLVFAGSFWISGGLAMYWNFAALAIVLSGVAASLLLSYPYEEIASAVKTAKVCYADEEISRDEVVSSLIGLSVKSRMDGMLSLEKAGKETELPFLKNALMLLVDNFDEKEIKDCLKTEMSFLYMRRMGCERIFNTMARFAPAFGVAGSVIGLIGLLMGIENPQVILKHIPIAFISTLYGVILSNMIFAPIAENIRHRTRNELINQKMILEGILAIKQEQNPFKLERKLIAFLSPEDREQKSEELRKLTRRYIKMKKKEKAEKDTILHEVPLVKAS from the coding sequence ATGAATAAAAAGAATTTAATTGGAATATTGGCAGCAGGTCTGGTTTTCGCCGGTAGTTTCTGGATTAGCGGCGGGCTGGCTATGTATTGGAATTTTGCCGCACTCGCCATTGTCCTTTCCGGTGTGGCTGCTTCCTTATTGCTCAGTTATCCTTATGAAGAGATTGCCTCCGCAGTTAAAACAGCCAAAGTATGCTATGCTGACGAGGAAATTAGTCGTGATGAGGTTGTGAGCAGCCTGATAGGTTTAAGCGTTAAATCCAGAATGGATGGAATGCTTTCCCTTGAGAAGGCCGGAAAGGAAACAGAGTTACCATTTCTTAAAAATGCGTTGATGCTGCTTGTTGATAATTTTGATGAAAAAGAAATTAAAGACTGCCTCAAGACGGAAATGTCCTTTTTGTATATGCGCAGAATGGGTTGTGAAAGGATTTTCAACACAATGGCCAGATTTGCTCCGGCATTCGGTGTGGCCGGATCGGTTATAGGTCTTATTGGGTTGTTGATGGGTATAGAAAATCCTCAAGTGATATTAAAACATATCCCAATTGCTTTTATTTCAACTCTTTATGGTGTAATATTAAGCAATATGATTTTTGCTCCGATTGCTGAAAATATCAGGCACAGGACCAGAAATGAGCTTATAAACCAAAAAATGATTCTTGAAGGAATTCTGGCCATTAAGCAGGAACAGAATCCTTTTAAACTGGAGCGCAAGCTTATTGCTTTCCTTAGTCCTGAGGATCGTGAGCAGAAATCTGAAGAACTCAGAAAGCTGACCAGACGTTACATAAAAATGAAAAAGAAAGAGAAAGCTGAGAAGGATACAATCCTGCATGAGGTTCCACTGGTTAAGGCCTCATAG